A single Brucella intermedia LMG 3301 DNA region contains:
- a CDS encoding cell division protein FtsX — protein MIDAKNALQRKLDDVRVRLEDLKDMLLVRIGKRRKRQGPSPIVPDGSVTGTALVIVIAIMTFLACLTMGGVTLVRASAAAWQSQIAREATIQIRPVDGQDMEKALTQASEIARGFAGVKGASIIDKDATARLLEPWLGSGLNIDELPVPRLVVVTIDENAPPDFETMRAEITRAMPAATFDDHRTWVDRLVSMAHTTVFVGTGVLSLVIAATVLTVIFATRGAMSGNGHIIEVLHFIGAESKFVAREFEWHFFRTALKGALCGGAAAMLVFLVFSWWASSHMATPEGDQAAAMFGNFAIGRSGYIGAAVIIILVSFLTMLTSRLTVIRQLATMDGPGVRSE, from the coding sequence ATGATTGATGCAAAGAACGCCTTGCAACGCAAGCTGGATGATGTCCGGGTCCGTCTGGAAGACCTCAAGGACATGCTGCTTGTGCGTATCGGCAAGCGCCGGAAGCGGCAAGGGCCAAGTCCCATTGTTCCCGATGGCAGCGTTACGGGCACCGCACTCGTCATTGTGATCGCCATCATGACCTTTCTGGCATGTCTGACGATGGGCGGTGTGACGCTCGTTCGCGCTTCGGCTGCAGCCTGGCAGAGCCAGATCGCACGCGAAGCTACGATCCAGATACGGCCTGTCGACGGACAGGACATGGAAAAGGCGCTGACCCAGGCGAGTGAGATCGCACGCGGTTTTGCTGGCGTCAAAGGCGCGAGCATTATCGATAAGGATGCGACTGCACGGCTGCTCGAACCATGGCTCGGCAGTGGCCTCAACATCGATGAATTGCCTGTGCCGCGCCTTGTCGTCGTTACCATCGATGAAAATGCACCGCCTGACTTTGAAACCATGCGCGCTGAAATCACGCGCGCCATGCCGGCTGCAACCTTCGACGACCATCGCACTTGGGTCGACAGGCTTGTCTCCATGGCGCATACGACGGTGTTCGTCGGGACCGGTGTTCTCTCGCTCGTGATCGCGGCGACGGTACTGACCGTGATCTTCGCCACGCGCGGCGCAATGTCGGGCAACGGCCACATTATCGAAGTGCTGCATTTCATCGGTGCGGAATCGAAATTCGTGGCGCGCGAGTTCGAATGGCATTTCTTCCGCACCGCCTTGAAGGGTGCGCTGTGCGGCGGTGCAGCCGCGATGCTGGTATTTCTGGTCTTTTCCTGGTGGGCGTCGAGCCATATGGCAACGCCTGAAGGTGATCAGGCGGCTGCCATGTTCGGCAATTTCGCTATCGGGCGCAGCGGCTATATCGGTGCTGCCGTCATCATCATTCTGGTCAGTTTCCTGACCATGCTGACCAGCCGCCTGACGGTGATCCGCCAGCTTGCAACCATGGACGGTCCGGGAGTGCGCTCCGAATGA
- a CDS encoding MFS transporter translates to MSPTTDASSADRYAAFRHSAFKKYWGARFLSAFAVQIVSVSVGWQIYDLTRDAFNLGMVGLVQFLPSLLLVLVTGAAADRFGRRFIMGLSLILESIVTALLLGLTLAGLFEPLTVFAALTLFGVARAFLGPSSASLVVNLVPTEDFANAVSWNSSAWQVATIVGPVAGGLLYGISPVAAYSVATVFLLIGSVLIFSIPKPKQHTLAEQRSLTSMLAGFRYIWKEKIVLGAISLDLFAVLLGGTVALLPIYARDILDLGPWGLGLLRSAPGIGAVLTAIWLAGHPIRDHAGRVMFVFVGLFGFFNIIFGVSTLTWLSVVALALAGAADMISVYIRETLMQLWTPDHVRGRVNAVNMVFVGASNELGEFRAGLMAAAIGAVPAVVIGGLGSIAVAIAWAAMFPQLRKARHLQGRT, encoded by the coding sequence ATGTCCCCCACAACCGACGCTTCTTCTGCTGATCGTTACGCAGCGTTCCGGCACTCTGCCTTCAAAAAATATTGGGGCGCCCGTTTCCTGAGCGCTTTTGCGGTACAGATCGTAAGTGTGTCTGTGGGCTGGCAGATCTATGATCTGACCCGCGACGCCTTCAATCTGGGCATGGTCGGGCTGGTGCAGTTTCTGCCGTCGCTGCTGCTCGTTCTGGTGACCGGCGCCGCCGCCGACCGTTTCGGCAGACGCTTCATCATGGGCCTTTCGCTCATCCTGGAAAGCATCGTGACGGCATTGCTGCTCGGTCTGACGCTCGCAGGCCTGTTTGAGCCCCTTACCGTCTTTGCGGCACTGACACTTTTTGGCGTGGCGCGTGCGTTTCTCGGACCATCCTCAGCTTCGCTCGTGGTCAACCTCGTGCCGACGGAGGATTTCGCCAACGCCGTTTCGTGGAACTCATCCGCATGGCAGGTGGCTACCATTGTCGGTCCGGTCGCAGGCGGCCTGCTTTACGGCATTTCGCCGGTGGCGGCCTACTCCGTCGCAACTGTCTTTCTGCTCATCGGTTCGGTCCTGATCTTCTCCATCCCCAAGCCAAAGCAGCACACGCTCGCCGAACAACGGTCGCTGACGAGCATGCTGGCCGGGTTCCGCTACATCTGGAAGGAAAAGATTGTCCTCGGCGCGATTTCCCTTGATCTCTTCGCCGTTCTCCTCGGCGGGACAGTGGCACTGCTGCCGATTTATGCGCGCGATATCCTCGATCTCGGGCCGTGGGGGCTTGGATTGCTGCGCTCCGCTCCCGGTATTGGCGCTGTTCTGACCGCCATCTGGCTGGCCGGACACCCGATCCGCGATCATGCTGGCCGCGTGATGTTCGTCTTTGTCGGCCTCTTCGGCTTCTTCAATATTATTTTCGGCGTTTCTACACTGACGTGGCTGTCGGTCGTTGCCCTTGCGCTTGCGGGCGCCGCTGACATGATCAGCGTCTATATCCGGGAAACGCTGATGCAGTTGTGGACGCCCGATCATGTGCGTGGCCGCGTCAATGCGGTCAATATGGTCTTCGTCGGCGCATCGAACGAACTGGGCGAATTCCGCGCCGGTCTGATGGCCGCGGCCATCGGCGCCGTTCCCGCCGTTGTCATCGGCGGACTGGGATCGATCGCCGTTGCCATCGCCTGGGCTGCCATGTTCCCGCAACTGCGTAAGGCCCGGCACCTGCAAGGCCGGACCTGA
- the hemC gene encoding hydroxymethylbilane synthase gives MQTASLKNGTLKIGTRGSKLALAQAYETRRRLMEAHGLPEEAIEIVPMSTAGDRIQDRALSEIGGKGLFTEEIEQALTDGRIDLAVHSTKDMPTVLPDGLHLSVFLEREDPRDAFIGRTASRLLDLPQGATVGSSSLRRQALIRRLRPDIQVVIFRGNVDTRLRKLEAGEVDGTFLACAGLRRLGLGDVITELVDPESFLPAPGQGAIGIETRIGDTRIDALLAPLAHRETGIALACERAFLAALDGSCRTPIAGLATVDGDRVSFHGMILKPDGSEAHEIRAEGPVSNAAALGREAAERIRAKAGPQFFEGWE, from the coding sequence ATGCAAACAGCATCCTTGAAGAATGGCACGTTGAAGATAGGCACGCGGGGCAGCAAGCTTGCTCTCGCCCAGGCTTACGAGACGCGTCGCCGCCTGATGGAGGCACATGGTCTTCCGGAAGAAGCCATAGAAATCGTTCCCATGTCGACGGCGGGCGACCGCATTCAGGATCGCGCGCTTTCCGAAATCGGCGGCAAGGGGCTTTTCACCGAAGAAATCGAGCAGGCGCTGACGGACGGGCGAATCGATCTCGCCGTCCATTCGACCAAGGATATGCCGACGGTCCTGCCGGACGGTCTTCATCTTTCCGTTTTCCTTGAGCGCGAAGATCCGCGCGATGCTTTTATCGGCCGCACGGCCTCTCGGCTTCTCGACCTGCCGCAAGGAGCGACGGTCGGATCGTCATCATTGCGTCGTCAGGCCCTGATCCGTCGCCTTCGACCCGACATACAAGTGGTGATCTTTCGCGGCAATGTCGATACCCGTCTGCGCAAGCTGGAAGCTGGCGAAGTCGACGGGACATTTCTCGCCTGCGCGGGGTTACGGCGTCTGGGCCTTGGTGATGTCATTACCGAGTTGGTCGATCCGGAAAGCTTTCTGCCCGCACCGGGACAGGGCGCCATCGGGATCGAGACTCGTATCGGGGATACACGCATCGATGCGCTGCTGGCGCCTCTCGCACATCGCGAAACAGGCATAGCCCTTGCCTGTGAACGGGCGTTTCTGGCTGCCCTTGACGGTTCCTGCCGCACACCGATAGCGGGTCTTGCAACCGTGGACGGCGATAGGGTTTCATTCCACGGCATGATCCTGAAGCCGGACGGGTCTGAGGCGCATGAGATAAGGGCTGAGGGTCCGGTATCGAATGCCGCCGCACTGGGTAGGGAAGCCGCAGAGCGGATACGCGCCAAGGCGGGTCCGCAATTCTTTGAAGGCTGGGAGTAG
- a CDS encoding uroporphyrinogen-III synthase, whose product MTGRAHAISLGRVLVTRPQPAGSETAARLVSGGYEPVLLPLSRTIALSFAFPEGPFAALTVTSANAFRHLDMERLKLFLGLPLFAVGQGTAQAARKAGFGHVIDGGGDAVRLAATMQRELPAQARILYLAGRVRQPVFEDEMKAAKLDMHAVDVYDTEAIAYTSAALRNALGDTPFAAVMLYSGVAATSLVAAMREIEPPFDEKTRFLCISARVAGRLPPVWRANALVADHPDEEGLFRLFAKL is encoded by the coding sequence TTGACGGGGCGGGCGCACGCCATTTCGCTCGGCCGTGTTCTGGTGACGCGGCCACAGCCAGCTGGCTCTGAGACCGCCGCAAGACTGGTGTCTGGGGGCTATGAACCGGTTCTGCTTCCGCTGAGCCGGACCATTGCGCTTTCCTTCGCTTTCCCCGAAGGCCCATTTGCGGCTTTGACAGTGACGAGCGCCAATGCCTTCCGCCATCTGGATATGGAACGGCTGAAGCTGTTTCTTGGCTTGCCGCTCTTTGCCGTGGGGCAGGGAACGGCACAGGCCGCACGGAAGGCCGGTTTCGGCCACGTGATCGACGGCGGCGGCGATGCGGTTCGGCTTGCGGCGACCATGCAGCGCGAACTTCCCGCACAAGCCCGTATCCTTTATCTCGCCGGAAGGGTGCGCCAGCCGGTTTTTGAAGACGAAATGAAGGCTGCGAAACTTGATATGCATGCCGTCGATGTCTACGACACCGAGGCGATCGCTTACACGAGTGCGGCACTTCGAAATGCGCTGGGCGACACGCCTTTTGCCGCAGTCATGCTCTATTCCGGTGTTGCAGCGACGAGCCTTGTGGCGGCGATGCGCGAAATCGAACCGCCTTTTGACGAGAAAACACGATTCCTGTGCATTTCGGCCCGTGTAGCTGGCCGATTGCCGCCGGTCTGGCGGGCAAATGCGCTTGTTGCGGACCATCCCGATGAAGAAGGACTTTTCCGGCTGTTTGCCAAACTTTGA
- a CDS encoding NAD(P)H-dependent glycerol-3-phosphate dehydrogenase — translation MSGKTSKIAILGGGAWGTALAAMASSSGHDTWLYARDDETVEAINRTQRNPRYLGEIALPVAIQASTDVAAVVDGADAVLAVIPAQAMRTGLSQLSSLIPQTAPVVLCAKGIERATGRLMSEVVAEVLPNHRIAALSGPSFATDVARGLPTAVTVACEDAATADQLAALLSGPAFRCYSTTDLKGVEIGGALKNVLAIAAGAAVGRGFGASAQAALVTRGFAELRRIGQAMGAKPETIMGLSGLGDLMLTCSSSQSRNYSYGLALGRGEDLTNRPLAEGVATAPIAAELCRKHAISAPIIDATGALLDGTITIDEAVTALLNRPLKTED, via the coding sequence ATGAGCGGAAAAACCAGCAAGATCGCCATTCTGGGCGGCGGCGCCTGGGGCACGGCCCTTGCGGCCATGGCAAGCAGCAGCGGCCACGACACTTGGCTTTATGCCCGCGACGACGAGACGGTCGAGGCCATCAACCGGACACAGCGCAATCCGCGCTATCTGGGCGAAATCGCGCTTCCCGTCGCTATTCAAGCAAGCACGGATGTTGCCGCGGTCGTAGATGGTGCGGATGCCGTTCTGGCGGTCATTCCTGCCCAGGCCATGCGTACCGGGCTTTCGCAATTGAGCAGCCTCATTCCGCAAACAGCGCCCGTCGTGCTTTGCGCCAAGGGGATAGAACGCGCCACCGGGCGGCTGATGTCGGAAGTGGTGGCCGAGGTTCTGCCGAACCACCGGATTGCCGCACTCTCCGGTCCAAGCTTTGCGACGGATGTTGCCCGAGGGCTGCCGACCGCCGTGACGGTTGCCTGCGAGGATGCGGCAACCGCCGATCAGCTTGCAGCGCTTCTATCCGGCCCGGCTTTCCGTTGCTATTCAACAACCGACCTTAAAGGCGTCGAAATCGGCGGTGCCTTGAAAAATGTCCTTGCCATTGCCGCCGGTGCTGCCGTCGGGCGCGGGTTTGGCGCAAGCGCGCAGGCCGCACTCGTCACGCGGGGTTTCGCGGAACTGCGCCGCATCGGACAGGCCATGGGGGCTAAGCCTGAAACGATCATGGGCCTTTCCGGCCTTGGCGATCTGATGCTGACCTGTTCCTCGTCGCAGTCGCGCAACTATTCCTACGGACTGGCACTTGGCCGCGGAGAAGACCTCACCAATCGCCCGCTCGCCGAAGGCGTGGCCACCGCGCCGATTGCCGCCGAATTATGCCGCAAACACGCCATCTCCGCCCCCATCATCGATGCGACGGGCGCACTGCTGGACGGGACCATCACCATTGACGAAGCCGTGACGGCTCTGCTCAACCGACCACTCAAGACCGAGGACTAA
- the aqpZ gene encoding aquaporin Z has product MLNKLSAEFFGTFWLVFGGCGSAVLAAAFPELGIGFLGVAFAFGLTVLTMAYAVGGISGGHFNPAVSLGLMVAGRLPAKDLIPYWVAQVLGAIAAAAVLFLIASGKDGFTVGGFASNGYAELSPGGYSMMAALLIEIVLTAFFLIIILGSTSSLAPAGFAPIAIGLGLTLIHLISIPVTNTSVNPARSTGVALFAETAALGQLWLFWVAPLIGAAIGAIIWKGLLGKD; this is encoded by the coding sequence ATGCTGAACAAATTATCGGCTGAATTTTTCGGCACATTCTGGCTCGTTTTCGGAGGCTGCGGCAGCGCAGTCCTGGCTGCGGCCTTTCCTGAACTGGGCATTGGCTTTCTTGGCGTAGCCTTCGCCTTCGGTCTGACGGTGCTTACCATGGCCTATGCCGTTGGCGGCATTTCCGGCGGCCATTTCAATCCCGCCGTCTCGTTGGGACTCATGGTGGCGGGCCGTCTTCCGGCCAAAGACCTTATCCCTTACTGGGTTGCGCAGGTTCTGGGCGCCATCGCGGCTGCGGCCGTACTCTTCCTGATCGCTTCCGGCAAGGACGGCTTCACCGTCGGAGGATTTGCTTCGAACGGTTATGCCGAGCTTTCGCCCGGCGGCTACAGCATGATGGCAGCACTGCTTATCGAAATCGTTCTGACTGCCTTCTTCCTCATCATCATTCTGGGTTCCACCTCGTCGCTGGCACCGGCTGGCTTTGCTCCGATTGCCATCGGCCTAGGCTTGACCCTGATTCACCTGATTTCGATCCCGGTCACCAATACATCCGTCAACCCGGCTCGTTCGACGGGTGTGGCTCTATTTGCCGAAACGGCAGCACTCGGTCAGCTTTGGCTGTTCTGGGTTGCACCGCTCATCGGCGCCGCGATCGGCGCAATCATCTGGAAGGGTCTGCTCGGCAAGGATTGA
- the tsaD gene encoding tRNA (adenosine(37)-N6)-threonylcarbamoyltransferase complex transferase subunit TsaD, translating into MRILGIETSCDETAAAIVERDDRGEGRILSNVVLSQIAEHEPYGGVVPEIAARAHVEALDRLIERALDDAGMKLADVDAVAATAGPGLIGGLIVGLMTAKALAMAAQKPFYAVNHLEGHALTARLTDGLPFPYLLLLVSGGHTQMVLVRGIGDYERLGTTIDDALGEAFDKTAKLLGLPYPGGPAVERMALQGDPKRFALPRPLKGEARLDFSFSGLKTAVRQTATELVPLSDQDVADICASFQAAVADTLSDRVGRSLERFRNEFPDCETPALVVAGGVAANKTLRAALESLCARHGFSFVAPPLDLCTDNAAMIAWAGAERAATEAPDRLDLAPRSRWPLDEKSAPLIGTGRRGAKA; encoded by the coding sequence ATGCGCATTCTTGGAATAGAAACAAGTTGCGACGAAACAGCCGCCGCGATCGTTGAACGCGACGACCGGGGCGAAGGACGGATTCTGTCCAACGTGGTTTTGAGCCAGATCGCCGAGCACGAGCCCTATGGCGGCGTGGTGCCGGAGATTGCTGCACGTGCCCATGTCGAGGCGCTGGATCGGCTGATTGAACGGGCGCTGGACGATGCCGGCATGAAGCTTGCCGATGTTGATGCAGTGGCAGCCACGGCGGGACCGGGACTGATCGGCGGGCTGATCGTCGGACTGATGACTGCCAAGGCGCTGGCCATGGCGGCGCAGAAGCCGTTTTATGCCGTCAACCATCTGGAAGGCCACGCCCTGACGGCGCGTCTCACCGATGGTCTGCCTTTCCCCTATCTGCTGCTGCTCGTTTCCGGCGGTCACACGCAGATGGTTCTGGTACGCGGCATTGGCGATTACGAACGCCTTGGCACCACGATTGATGACGCACTCGGCGAAGCCTTCGACAAGACGGCAAAGCTTCTGGGCCTGCCCTATCCCGGCGGCCCGGCAGTTGAACGCATGGCACTTCAGGGCGATCCGAAGCGATTCGCTCTGCCGCGACCGTTGAAAGGCGAAGCGCGGCTCGATTTTTCCTTTTCGGGCCTCAAGACTGCCGTGCGTCAGACGGCGACAGAGCTGGTGCCATTGTCGGACCAGGACGTGGCCGATATTTGCGCCTCTTTTCAGGCTGCGGTTGCCGACACGCTGTCCGACCGGGTGGGCCGATCGCTGGAACGTTTCAGAAATGAATTTCCCGATTGTGAAACACCGGCGCTCGTGGTCGCTGGCGGGGTTGCAGCCAACAAGACGTTGCGAGCCGCGCTGGAAAGTCTATGTGCCCGGCATGGTTTCAGCTTTGTCGCGCCGCCGCTCGATCTGTGCACCGACAATGCCGCGATGATCGCCTGGGCTGGTGCCGAGCGGGCAGCAACCGAAGCGCCCGATAGGCTTGATCTCGCGCCGCGCTCACGCTGGCCGCTTGATGAGAAATCAGCTCCGCTGATCGGCACCGGACGACGCGGAGCGAAGGCATGA
- a CDS encoding lysophospholipid acyltransferase family protein has product MLLYLRSILFNAAFYICTLVQMIVYTPFYFLLPRKKAWIVPKLWARVNLWLQKHIVGTDCVVEGLENIPEGAYICAPKHQSAWDTYAFLPYLDDPVLILKRELMRIPLFGWYIAKMQMIPVDRGSRVKALHSITKGAERAIADGRQILIYPEGTRRAPGAPPQYKYGIVHLYEALNIPVVPIAHNAGLYWPRRKFLRYPGTVRARILPPIPPGLPKEEFLKRLIETTETACDEFLLAASRDPNPPPMPPTAVQRLNELGV; this is encoded by the coding sequence ATGCTTCTCTACCTGCGCTCAATCCTGTTCAATGCGGCGTTTTATATCTGCACACTTGTTCAGATGATCGTCTATACGCCCTTTTATTTCCTGTTGCCCCGCAAGAAGGCCTGGATCGTGCCGAAGCTGTGGGCACGGGTCAATCTCTGGCTTCAAAAGCATATCGTCGGCACGGACTGTGTCGTCGAGGGATTGGAGAACATTCCCGAAGGCGCCTATATATGCGCGCCGAAGCATCAATCTGCCTGGGATACTTATGCTTTCCTGCCCTATCTCGATGATCCGGTGCTGATCCTGAAGCGGGAACTGATGCGTATTCCGCTTTTCGGCTGGTATATCGCCAAGATGCAGATGATTCCGGTTGATCGGGGCTCCCGAGTCAAGGCGCTGCACTCCATCACCAAGGGCGCGGAAAGGGCGATTGCGGACGGCCGCCAGATCCTCATTTATCCCGAGGGAACGCGCCGTGCGCCGGGCGCTCCGCCGCAATACAAATACGGCATCGTTCATCTCTATGAGGCGCTCAATATTCCGGTTGTTCCGATTGCGCATAATGCGGGCCTCTACTGGCCACGCCGCAAGTTCCTGCGTTATCCCGGAACCGTTCGGGCCCGTATCCTGCCGCCCATTCCGCCGGGTTTGCCGAAAGAGGAATTCCTCAAGAGGTTGATCGAAACGACGGAAACCGCCTGCGACGAATTTCTGCTCGCCGCCAGCCGCGATCCAAATCCTCCCCCGATGCCGCCGACCGCCGTTCAACGACTGAACGAGCTCGGCGTTTAA
- the ppa gene encoding inorganic diphosphatase, protein MNIDAISIGSNPPEDVNVIIEVPVGGQPIKYEMDKKAGALIVDRFLYTPMTYPGNYGFVPHTLSEDGDPIDVLVCNTRPLVPGCVINVRPIGVLVMEDNSGKDEKIIAVPSPHLTRRYEKIHDYTDMPEITLKQIAHFFEHYKDLEPGKWVKIGDWGDEDYARKFIVEAIERAKNK, encoded by the coding sequence ATGAATATTGATGCCATCTCCATCGGCTCCAATCCTCCTGAAGACGTCAACGTCATCATTGAAGTGCCTGTCGGCGGCCAGCCGATCAAGTACGAGATGGACAAGAAGGCCGGCGCCCTCATCGTCGACCGCTTCCTCTACACGCCAATGACCTATCCGGGCAATTACGGCTTCGTGCCGCATACGCTTTCGGAAGATGGCGATCCGATCGACGTTCTCGTCTGCAACACCCGCCCGCTGGTTCCCGGCTGCGTGATCAATGTTCGCCCGATCGGCGTTCTGGTCATGGAAGACAATTCCGGCAAGGACGAGAAGATTATCGCCGTGCCGTCGCCGCACTTGACGCGCCGCTATGAGAAGATTCACGACTATACCGATATGCCGGAGATCACTCTGAAGCAGATCGCGCACTTCTTCGAACACTACAAGGATCTGGAACCCGGCAAGTGGGTGAAGATCGGTGACTGGGGTGACGAAGATTACGCACGCAAGTTCATCGTCGAAGCTATCGAACGCGCCAAGAACAAGTAA
- a CDS encoding YciI-like protein, whose product MLFALLCNDKPDHLQVRLDTRPAHLDYLKALGDGLKFAGPFLGEDGKPNGSLVVVEAADQAAAEKIATNDPYALAGLFENVTVRPWNWAINNPANA is encoded by the coding sequence ATGCTTTTTGCTCTTCTGTGCAACGACAAACCGGACCATCTGCAAGTGCGCCTCGATACGCGCCCCGCCCATCTCGATTATCTCAAAGCTCTTGGTGACGGGCTGAAGTTCGCAGGCCCCTTCCTTGGGGAAGACGGCAAACCGAACGGCAGTCTGGTCGTTGTGGAAGCTGCCGACCAAGCCGCAGCGGAAAAGATCGCCACCAATGATCCCTATGCATTGGCAGGCCTGTTCGAGAACGTGACCGTGCGCCCGTGGAACTGGGCGATCAACAATCCGGCCAACGCTTGA
- a CDS encoding TerB family tellurite resistance protein gives MFDRLLDFLKELPASGFRDRNEKFSNDDPRLAAAALLYHIMDADGETRESERKKLSSMLSLKYGLKGDSLKRLIRAAEKADQEAIDLSDFTSVLKRQLDYQARLDLIGLMWEMVYADGKVSEVEADVMWRVAELVGIRQDDRNAIEDRMDKAKRSTSAS, from the coding sequence ATGTTCGATCGTCTTCTGGATTTTCTAAAAGAACTTCCGGCCAGCGGTTTTCGTGACCGGAATGAAAAATTTTCCAATGACGACCCGCGACTGGCTGCCGCCGCCCTGCTTTATCACATCATGGATGCTGACGGTGAAACGCGTGAAAGCGAGCGCAAGAAGCTCTCTTCAATGTTGTCGCTGAAGTATGGTCTGAAGGGCGACAGTCTGAAGCGGCTGATCCGTGCAGCCGAAAAAGCCGATCAGGAAGCAATCGATCTGTCGGATTTCACGTCTGTCCTCAAGCGGCAGCTCGACTATCAGGCTCGTCTCGACCTGATCGGCCTGATGTGGGAAATGGTTTATGCCGACGGCAAGGTGAGCGAAGTCGAGGCAGACGTGATGTGGCGGGTGGCCGAACTGGTCGGCATCCGGCAAGATGACCGGAATGCCATAGAGGATCGCATGGACAAGGCGAAGCGGAGCACCTCCGCCTCCTGA
- a CDS encoding YdcF family protein: protein MKTFSATGAFRTRFSSASPTSRRNAGYDGRRDGTRIPPALSGGHRSSDDAVAQRQTANRLATGNVVWRRRRNDGSLQSFALASGNFLWSVMMRMFRRFQPVSIVLFVILLAFLVGFVAFGEKVTSMQPPAIDEPADAIIVLTGGQSRIQAAVNLLKDKRGKRLLISGVHPSTNEKVLQRATHADQSLFDCCVDLDRSALNTIGNAAESERWIRTNNYRRVILVTNNYHIPRSTLEMSYLMKDVEFVPYPVVNGERREHSWVAEGDTLRVLFIEYVKYLGAVVRVGASELFGTQPQQSATAAN, encoded by the coding sequence ATGAAGACCTTTTCCGCCACGGGCGCTTTCAGGACGAGATTTTCATCCGCTTCTCCGACTTCTCGCCGCAATGCTGGCTATGATGGAAGGAGAGATGGTACGCGAATCCCGCCAGCGCTATCGGGCGGGCACCGGTCGAGTGACGATGCAGTGGCACAGAGGCAGACAGCAAACAGGCTCGCTACAGGCAATGTGGTCTGGCGCCGCCGCCGGAACGACGGTTCCCTCCAATCCTTTGCACTTGCATCCGGCAATTTCCTATGGTCTGTCATGATGCGCATGTTCAGACGTTTTCAGCCGGTTTCCATCGTTCTGTTTGTCATTCTTCTGGCGTTTCTCGTCGGCTTCGTTGCGTTCGGTGAAAAGGTCACCAGCATGCAGCCTCCCGCCATCGACGAGCCTGCCGATGCGATCATCGTTTTGACCGGTGGCCAGTCCAGAATCCAGGCTGCGGTCAATCTTCTGAAAGACAAGCGCGGAAAGCGGCTTCTGATCAGCGGCGTTCATCCATCGACCAACGAAAAGGTGCTGCAGCGCGCGACACATGCCGACCAGAGCCTGTTCGACTGCTGCGTCGATCTCGACCGGTCGGCGCTCAACACCATCGGCAATGCCGCGGAAAGTGAACGCTGGATTCGTACAAACAATTATCGCCGGGTGATCCTAGTCACCAATAATTATCATATTCCGCGCAGCACGCTGGAGATGTCCTATCTCATGAAGGATGTGGAATTCGTTCCCTATCCGGTGGTGAACGGGGAACGTCGCGAACACAGCTGGGTTGCCGAAGGCGACACGTTGCGCGTGCTGTTCATCGAATATGTGAAGTATCTGGGCGCCGTAGTGCGTGTGGGTGCAAGCGAGTTGTTTGGAACGCAGCCCCAGCAAAGCGCGACGGCGGCAAACTGA
- the ftsE gene encoding cell division ATP-binding protein FtsE produces MGPEILRDVSFHIPPRSFQFLTGPSGAGKTSLMRLLFMALKPTRGLINIFGKDVARLNHAEVPLLRRRIGIVFQDFRLLDHMTTYENVALPLRVRGKEEATYRHEVEELLHWVGLGDRMNVLPPVLSGGEKQRAAIARALIDQPELLLADEPTGNVDPPLAKRLLRLFTELNRSGTAVIIATHDLSLMDQVDARRMILEHGRLDIYD; encoded by the coding sequence ATGGGTCCTGAAATCCTGCGCGATGTCAGTTTCCATATTCCGCCGCGTTCATTCCAGTTCCTGACCGGCCCTTCCGGGGCGGGAAAAACATCGCTCATGCGCCTTCTCTTCATGGCGCTGAAGCCGACGCGCGGCCTTATCAACATTTTCGGCAAGGATGTTGCGCGGCTCAATCATGCGGAAGTTCCGCTTTTGCGCCGCCGCATCGGTATCGTGTTTCAGGATTTTCGCCTGCTCGACCACATGACGACCTATGAGAATGTGGCGCTTCCGCTGCGCGTGCGCGGGAAGGAAGAAGCGACCTACCGACATGAGGTGGAAGAGCTTCTGCACTGGGTTGGGCTGGGCGATCGCATGAATGTCCTTCCGCCGGTCCTTTCAGGCGGCGAGAAGCAGCGTGCCGCAATTGCCCGGGCCCTGATCGACCAGCCGGAACTGCTTCTCGCGGACGAACCGACCGGCAATGTCGATCCGCCGCTTGCAAAGCGTCTCCTGCGCCTTTTTACCGAGCTGAACCGTTCGGGTACCGCTGTCATTATAGCGACCCACGACCTTTCCCTGATGGATCAGGTCGATGCGCGGCGCATGATCCTCGAACATGGGCGGCTCGACATCTATGATTGA